The Candidatus Omnitrophota bacterium genome contains a region encoding:
- a CDS encoding flippase yields MAAKTKQSLSQKIIRNTIFNAAGDFWGILIALFLTPYVIHHIGIERFGILAIVGAITGYFSLFDFGIGSSFVKYIAEFYAKKDYEKINQVVNTGFVFYSIFAIFIIISTFFIISPLLTLFKIPAHLYNEALFVFLLGIALFGVSNALSPFLAIQGGLQRMDITNKVAIALSIPSAGGTIFFLEKGYGLPGLVVNMAIFFIISSVISIAIAFKILPELRFNPLLFSRAIFRKLFGFGYKMQVSAIAGILHFQIDKFILVYFLNLGFVTYYSVAAQLASKIRELPLLLVSAVFPAASELDARDDKETLYKLYFRSMKYVILIGLPMSVAAILLANPFIALWLGKGYEMTALTLQILIVGYFFNMITGPGFFILNGLGKPQYGMRSSILSTFLKLTLSILLVVKIGYFGVVIGTAVSMIIAAIYFIFAAHKVMDIPLWKFSGKILPKPLMACIAALLAVYILIKQTGQMGWFGFIGAGSLYFIIFGAVILLVYYLDDFDKALINKYSPIH; encoded by the coding sequence ATGGCGGCTAAAACAAAACAAAGTCTATCGCAAAAGATAATCAGAAATACCATTTTCAATGCCGCTGGTGATTTTTGGGGAATTTTAATTGCTTTATTTTTGACCCCCTACGTTATCCACCATATCGGTATTGAGAGATTCGGGATACTGGCGATCGTAGGGGCGATAACCGGTTATTTTAGTTTGTTTGATTTTGGGATCGGCAGCTCCTTTGTAAAATACATCGCTGAGTTTTATGCGAAAAAAGATTATGAAAAAATAAATCAGGTCGTTAACACAGGCTTTGTTTTTTATTCCATATTTGCGATATTCATTATCATTTCAACCTTTTTTATTATTAGCCCGCTGCTTACTCTCTTTAAGATCCCCGCCCATCTGTACAATGAGGCGTTATTTGTCTTTTTACTCGGGATCGCCCTCTTTGGTGTTTCCAACGCTTTAAGTCCCTTTCTGGCGATCCAAGGCGGCTTGCAGAGAATGGATATTACCAATAAAGTGGCGATAGCACTCTCGATCCCGAGCGCCGGAGGTACAATTTTTTTCCTGGAAAAAGGGTATGGCCTGCCGGGATTAGTGGTCAATATGGCCATTTTTTTTATTATAAGCAGCGTGATCAGCATAGCCATCGCTTTCAAGATATTGCCCGAGTTAAGATTCAATCCTTTGTTGTTTAGCAGGGCGATATTCAGGAAGCTGTTTGGATTCGGATATAAGATGCAGGTATCGGCGATCGCCGGCATACTTCATTTTCAGATAGACAAGTTCATATTGGTGTATTTCTTGAATTTAGGATTCGTTACTTACTATTCTGTCGCCGCGCAATTGGCTTCTAAGATAAGAGAATTACCGCTGCTGTTGGTTTCAGCGGTTTTCCCCGCCGCTTCAGAACTGGATGCAAGGGACGATAAGGAAACACTGTATAAATTATACTTCCGGTCAATGAAATACGTTATCCTAATCGGACTTCCGATGTCGGTAGCGGCGATCCTATTGGCCAACCCCTTTATAGCATTATGGTTAGGTAAAGGATACGAAATGACCGCTTTAACGCTGCAAATCCTTATAGTAGGTTATTTTTTTAACATGATAACAGGGCCCGGTTTTTTTATTTTAAATGGTTTAGGAAAGCCTCAATATGGGATGAGGAGTTCGATCCTTTCTACTTTTCTCAAGTTAACCTTGAGTATTTTATTAGTGGTTAAAATAGGTTACTTTGGCGTAGTTATCGGGACGGCAGTCTCTATGATCATCGCAGCTATTTATTTTATTTTTGCGGCTCATAAGGTCATGGATATACCTCTCTGGAAGTTCAGCGGAAAAATATTGCCCAAGCCTCTTATGGCGTGTATCGCGGCCCTTTTAGCCGTTTACATCCTGATTAAACAGACGGGACAGATGGGATGGTTCGGTTTCATCGGGGCGGGTTCATTATATTTTATAATTTTTGGCGCGGTCATATTGCTGGTGTATTACCTGGATGATTTTGATAAGGCATTGATAAATAAATATAGCCCGATCCATTAA
- a CDS encoding radical SAM protein, translating into MDKKMKPRIALIYPGTGISGFGQAGKSASGEINWIHHGLASIGAYIKSKGYDVKLIDMRTLDSWEDFKRTVENLNADIIGISISNLDYKVAMRAVEIIKGLKPSAKIIAGGLNPTIFPESYKNDQKIDYIVTGEGEITFTKIVQGLENNADLPKFNKGEVPDLDELPWADRNLFDYSRELNCHFTPDQALPHVTMIAGRGCPYQCTYCQPAENLTYGRPHRMISPQNVIAEIKSLKNDFDFKSITFWDDTFTVNPEWTLEFCDLYEKEKFGVTIAACNRADIICRNENIVKRLSEIGVDCFVIGFESGSQRILDLLKKGTTVEQNYKAASICKKHGIKIFATFMLGLPTETKEEQSATAKMIMKIKPDYISPFYFVPIKGTEIYDLCLEKDLILPDLTDPFAIERTGVYRPTIKNIDYKFLDRLKLRIFYKKIALQLIKECLRDPSKIVPTIIKIIKKMIYWSEPA; encoded by the coding sequence ATGGATAAAAAAATGAAACCTCGGATTGCGCTCATTTACCCCGGAACCGGCATTTCCGGATTCGGCCAGGCCGGCAAAAGCGCCAGCGGTGAGATCAATTGGATACATCATGGTTTAGCGTCCATCGGCGCCTATATCAAAAGCAAAGGCTATGATGTCAAACTTATCGATATGAGAACATTGGATTCCTGGGAAGATTTCAAAAGAACCGTTGAAAATTTAAATGCGGACATAATAGGTATCTCTATCTCAAATCTTGATTATAAAGTAGCGATGAGAGCCGTAGAGATCATAAAAGGCTTGAAACCCTCAGCCAAAATAATTGCCGGCGGCTTAAATCCGACGATCTTTCCCGAAAGTTACAAAAATGACCAAAAAATAGACTACATCGTTACGGGAGAAGGCGAAATTACCTTCACAAAAATAGTCCAGGGATTAGAAAATAATGCGGATTTGCCGAAATTCAACAAAGGAGAAGTCCCGGACCTGGATGAATTACCCTGGGCTGACCGGAATTTATTCGATTATTCCAGAGAGCTGAACTGCCACTTTACGCCGGACCAAGCGCTTCCGCATGTTACAATGATCGCCGGCCGCGGGTGCCCATATCAATGCACCTACTGCCAACCGGCGGAAAATCTGACTTATGGCAGGCCCCACCGAATGATAAGTCCTCAAAATGTCATAGCAGAAATAAAGTCGTTAAAAAATGACTTTGACTTCAAAAGCATAACTTTTTGGGATGACACCTTCACTGTAAATCCGGAATGGACCCTTGAATTCTGCGATCTTTACGAAAAAGAGAAGTTCGGGGTAACTATTGCTGCCTGCAACAGGGCTGACATTATTTGCAGAAATGAAAACATAGTAAAACGCTTAAGCGAAATCGGCGTTGATTGTTTCGTGATAGGTTTCGAAAGCGGCAGCCAAAGAATTCTAGATCTTCTTAAAAAAGGGACTACCGTTGAACAAAATTATAAGGCCGCAAGTATCTGTAAAAAACACGGCATAAAAATATTTGCGACTTTTATGCTTGGGCTTCCCACCGAGACCAAAGAAGAACAATCGGCGACCGCCAAAATGATAATGAAGATAAAACCGGACTACATCAGCCCCTTTTATTTTGTGCCCATAAAGGGGACGGAGATCTACGATCTGTGCCTGGAAAAAGATCTCATACTTCCAGATTTAACCGATCCCTTTGCCATAGAAAGAACCGGAGTGTATAGGCCAACGATCAAGAATATAGACTATAAATTTTTAGACAGGTTAAAATTGAGAATCTTTTATAAAAAAATAGCATTACAGCTGATAAAAGAATGCCTCAGGGACCCCTCGAAGATCGTTCCTACCATAATTAAAATAATAAAAAAGATGATCTATTGGAGCGAACCGGCTTAA
- a CDS encoding glycosyltransferase family 2 protein gives MQKDPVSIIIVNWNGKKYIIQCLEAVFKQTYKNFEVIVIDNGSTDGSDRLIESYSPRILLIRNPENTGFSKANNQGIKRSKGEFILLLNTDAFMEPDFLEETVKAAKSDEKIGLVTGKILKQSPENGKKMIDSAGHTGNRYRRFSDRGGDEEDKGQYDTCEYVFGICAACGLYRRQMLEDISIVGEYFDELFFSYYEDVDLGWRAQLRGWKAYYTPRAISYHVRGGSSLQEHLGRCFDYRNWHLMVFKNDSLFNILKDFRQVCTYDYYRSKTAFLEGYLFKSWLGIIRLLPSVIKKRRIIQRRKTATDEYMRRWFKT, from the coding sequence ATGCAAAAAGACCCGGTTTCTATAATTATCGTCAACTGGAACGGCAAAAAATATATAATTCAATGCCTCGAAGCCGTATTTAAGCAGACCTATAAAAACTTCGAGGTTATAGTGATAGATAACGGCTCAACGGATGGTTCCGACCGGTTGATCGAAAGTTATTCACCCCGGATCCTGCTGATCCGGAATCCGGAAAACACCGGATTCAGCAAAGCCAACAACCAGGGGATCAAACGCTCAAAAGGAGAGTTCATATTATTATTGAACACGGATGCATTTATGGAGCCGGATTTTTTGGAGGAAACAGTCAAGGCCGCTAAGTCAGACGAAAAAATAGGCCTGGTAACGGGTAAGATATTAAAACAATCGCCTGAAAACGGAAAAAAGATGATAGATTCGGCAGGCCATACGGGTAACAGGTATAGGCGTTTTTCCGACAGGGGAGGGGACGAAGAGGATAAAGGGCAATATGATACTTGCGAATATGTATTCGGAATCTGCGCCGCCTGCGGGTTATATAGAAGGCAGATGTTAGAGGATATCTCAATAGTCGGAGAATATTTTGATGAATTATTTTTTTCATATTATGAGGATGTGGATTTAGGATGGCGGGCGCAGCTTCGGGGCTGGAAAGCTTATTATACGCCCCGGGCGATCAGCTATCATGTTCGCGGCGGAAGCAGCCTCCAGGAGCATTTGGGACGCTGTTTTGATTATCGAAATTGGCACCTGATGGTTTTCAAGAACGATTCTTTATTCAATATACTTAAAGATTTCCGCCAGGTTTGTACTTATGATTACTACAGGTCGAAAACAGCATTTCTTGAAGGATATCTGTTTAAGAGCTGGCTTGGTATAATAAGGCTGCTTCCGTCGGTTATAAAAAAGCGGCGGATTATCCAAAGAAGAAAGACGGCAACCGATGAATACATGCGCCGGTGGTTTAAAACATAA
- a CDS encoding glycosyltransferase, translating into MAKINVLYFTPTLDIGGAEWTLYILAKGLNREKFNPIVAYFFRSGALEDLLKQKGIEVLCVGPNKTNISRWDRLKAIIRISGLLKKRKIKIVHTIQFDVDILGAIAAKLAGAPVVISHIAGESYLTWFRKYKWRYRIIYKFFIDKYIVCSKFLTEQFISSCNVNRAKVLTIQNCVDEERFHSRYGKDGNDLRKELGLGNDEIVMGCIANFGPDKGHRYLIDAIPKITPLFPNIKIILIGRFFSLKEGLMEQAKELGVLSNVIFLGFHLNIEEMLGLMDIFILPSLSEGLPVAILEAMYMSKPVVATKIDGIPEAVIEGETGILVPPGNSVELAKAIVSLLSDRNKAREMGRRGRERCLEEFSSSVLVRKVEDLYESSLNEKDVN; encoded by the coding sequence ATGGCTAAAATCAATGTCTTATATTTTACGCCGACCCTTGATATAGGCGGAGCGGAATGGACATTGTATATACTGGCTAAGGGGTTAAATAGAGAGAAGTTTAACCCTATCGTAGCTTACTTTTTTCGGAGCGGCGCATTGGAGGATCTGTTGAAGCAAAAGGGGATAGAAGTCTTATGCGTAGGCCCGAATAAGACTAATATTTCTAGGTGGGACAGGCTTAAGGCGATCATAAGGATCTCCGGGCTTCTTAAAAAAAGGAAGATCAAGATTGTCCATACCATTCAATTCGACGTAGATATACTGGGAGCTATAGCGGCGAAATTGGCAGGAGCCCCGGTTGTTATATCGCATATAGCGGGTGAAAGTTATCTTACGTGGTTCCGAAAATATAAATGGCGATACAGGATTATTTATAAGTTTTTTATCGATAAGTATATCGTGTGCTCCAAATTTTTAACGGAGCAATTTATTTCGAGTTGCAATGTGAACAGGGCAAAGGTGTTAACGATCCAGAACTGTGTCGACGAAGAGAGATTCCATTCCCGATACGGCAAGGATGGAAATGACTTGCGCAAGGAATTAGGCTTAGGTAATGATGAAATTGTCATGGGTTGTATAGCGAATTTTGGCCCGGACAAAGGACATCGGTATTTGATCGATGCCATCCCTAAAATTACGCCCTTATTTCCTAATATAAAAATTATATTGATAGGCAGGTTCTTCTCGTTAAAAGAGGGACTTATGGAACAAGCAAAGGAGCTCGGCGTCTTAAGCAACGTTATCTTCCTGGGTTTTCATTTAAATATAGAGGAGATGTTGGGTTTAATGGACATATTTATCTTACCGTCTTTATCGGAAGGTTTGCCGGTCGCAATTTTAGAGGCTATGTATATGTCTAAACCCGTTGTGGCGACCAAGATCGACGGTATCCCGGAGGCTGTTATTGAAGGCGAGACGGGAATTTTGGTGCCGCCAGGGAATAGCGTCGAGCTTGCCAAAGCGATAGTCTCTCTTTTGTCCGACAGGAATAAAGCCCGGGAGATGGGCAGGAGGGGCAGGGAAAGATGCCTTGAAGAATTCAGTTCAAGCGTCTTGGTAAGGAAGGTTGAGGACCTGTATGAGTCGTCTCTTAATGAAAAAGATGTTAATTAA
- a CDS encoding glycosyltransferase — protein MFSIVCAYNNEKILSDYLLRCLKEQTAGFELIKVDNTSGTIKSAAEGLNRGGRNAKGDYIIFMHQDVCLMSGEWLEKAESFLKEIPDLGVAGIAGMRKANTAAAFKVGTIPVENRVCFVYQGPEKKPKVYGDTFGGPAEAQTLDEQLLIVPRSVFAGIKFDEKTCDGWHLYGVDYSLSVKKAGLKAYVLPLPVWHLSSGSLDNEYYTTLNKVLKKHRREKVIYTTCGLWYTSNFLNCLNLILMAVKGGIGRWIGLNDYGASPFIGTMKLLLGNKK, from the coding sequence ATGTTTTCCATAGTCTGCGCGTATAATAATGAAAAGATCCTCAGCGATTATCTGCTCAGGTGCCTGAAAGAGCAAACCGCGGGTTTTGAGCTGATAAAAGTGGATAATACCTCCGGTACGATCAAATCGGCGGCCGAAGGGCTTAACCGCGGCGGCAGAAACGCGAAGGGGGATTATATAATCTTTATGCACCAGGACGTCTGCCTTATGTCCGGGGAATGGCTGGAAAAGGCGGAGTCTTTCTTGAAGGAAATCCCGGATCTGGGAGTTGCCGGCATCGCCGGTATGAGAAAAGCGAATACCGCAGCCGCTTTTAAGGTGGGCACAATCCCCGTTGAAAATCGGGTTTGTTTTGTATATCAGGGGCCTGAAAAGAAACCAAAAGTGTACGGAGATACTTTTGGCGGGCCCGCAGAGGCGCAGACCTTGGATGAACAACTACTGATAGTTCCAAGAAGTGTTTTCGCCGGCATTAAGTTTGACGAAAAGACCTGCGACGGCTGGCATCTATACGGCGTGGACTATTCTTTATCGGTAAAAAAAGCGGGCCTGAAGGCCTATGTCCTGCCTTTGCCTGTATGGCACCTGTCCAGCGGATCCCTCGATAACGAATACTATACGACTCTTAATAAGGTCCTGAAGAAACACCGGAGAGAAAAAGTAATATATACAACTTGCGGATTATGGTATACATCCAATTTCTTAAACTGCTTGAACCTGATCTTGATGGCGGTAAAAGGCGGGATCGGCCGCTGGATCGGTTTGAATGATTACGGGGCAAGCCCCTTTATAGGGACCATGAAATTGCTGCTAGGAAACAAAAAGTGA
- a CDS encoding glycosyltransferase, with amino-acid sequence MKILLCASSNPRFIELGGYVERALNALGHRCEKFDFRRFIVPGVIRYRTPFLDKWDLNRLNRSLIRKASEYRPDILFVIQGHTLFPETISTIKRRFGPATINWFQDYPKDFEVSLALAPAFDHFFMTDSYAVQYHLNIGNKNVKCLPFACDPQIHRPFNLTKEEQKTYAADIVFVGSMYEYRIKQLENLVGFNLAIWGPGWKNLKDGSSLKRFVRGDAVIPSEWVKIFNASKITFNHIGQYNMPSYLTGNNIVNMRFFEALGCKAFQIVDYKKDISSFLFSDREDLVCYKDDDELKELVKYYLARPEERKRISENGHRKVLERHTYIHRMKEVFSCLEQKI; translated from the coding sequence ATGAAGATATTACTTTGCGCATCCAGTAATCCCCGCTTTATCGAATTGGGAGGATACGTGGAGAGGGCGCTAAATGCATTAGGGCATCGATGCGAGAAGTTCGATTTTCGTCGATTTATTGTGCCTGGTGTCATAAGATATCGCACCCCATTTCTTGATAAATGGGATTTAAACAGGTTAAATCGTAGTTTGATCAGAAAGGCGTCTGAATATAGGCCTGATATTTTATTTGTAATTCAGGGGCATACACTTTTTCCGGAAACGATATCAACGATTAAACGAAGATTTGGGCCGGCGACGATAAACTGGTTCCAGGATTATCCGAAGGATTTTGAAGTTTCTTTGGCATTAGCGCCTGCCTTTGACCATTTCTTTATGACCGACTCGTATGCTGTCCAATATCATTTAAACATTGGAAATAAGAATGTGAAATGCCTTCCTTTTGCCTGCGACCCTCAGATCCATCGCCCTTTTAATTTAACAAAAGAGGAGCAAAAAACTTACGCGGCGGATATCGTATTTGTAGGCAGTATGTACGAATACAGGATCAAACAGCTTGAAAATTTAGTTGGTTTTAACCTGGCGATTTGGGGACCGGGTTGGAAGAATTTAAAAGACGGGTCTTCATTAAAGAGATTTGTCAGAGGAGACGCTGTCATTCCTTCGGAATGGGTTAAGATTTTTAATGCGTCAAAGATCACATTTAATCATATCGGACAATATAATATGCCTTCCTATCTTACGGGGAATAATATAGTTAATATGCGCTTTTTTGAAGCGCTTGGTTGTAAGGCATTTCAAATAGTTGATTATAAAAAAGATATCTCCTCTTTTTTATTCTCCGATAGGGAGGACCTGGTCTGTTATAAAGATGATGATGAGCTCAAGGAATTGGTTAAGTATTATTTAGCCCGCCCTGAGGAACGCAAAAGGATCTCTGAAAATGGTCATAGAAAAGTATTAGAAAGACATACCTATATCCATAGGATGAAAGAGGTCTTTTCTTGTTTGGAGCAGAAAATATGA